In Chroicocephalus ridibundus chromosome 2, bChrRid1.1, whole genome shotgun sequence, the DNA window gaaaagctCCAATGCACAAACCTAGCTAGTGTAAAGAGCTACTCCTATCTGACATTTTGGAAATACCGAAAGGTATTATGTACAAAGAACCTTCTAAAAGCAGCCCTTTTTTGTACTTCACTTATTTGAAAACAACTTACTTTCTGCACATCACATTCCCCACTTTCTCCCTGAGCAAGGCAGCACACAACAGATCAACCAGAAAAAGTCCTATTTGCCAACATCTTGATCCTTGCTCCTTGCCCCCCCCCACGgtaaaaaccccacagttttgtTAAATCTCTTTATTTATAATCTTCTTAGaacaaagcagtttctttttttttttaagtataaaaacCAGCAATAAAGCCTTTAGATCACGCAGGGTCTAAACACTTGGAGGAAAGGCGGAAGGAAAGAAAAGTCGACAATAAAAGAAACGTTAAGAGTTCTGAGTTTTCCTAGAGGCTGGCCTTGAGGGCCCTgaggctggggagaagctgggCTGCGCTCAGGCGTTCCTCGACCTTAGCATTCCAGCAGCAGCTAATGATGCCCCGGAGTCTCTGGCCCACGGGTGACTcgtggaaaacagcagcagccagcgAAGGGCGTAAGTTATAAGCTACCACAGCGTAGAGCACGTACTGCCGCTCACCCTGGTAGGGCTGCTCTCGCATGACAATTTGCCAGAGGGTGATAGCAAATGAGTAGATGTCTGCTTTGGCAGTGACCCTCTCCCCCTTGAGGAGCTCGGGGGCACGGTGCGTGTACGTGCCCCCTTGCTGGCAAACATGGGGGCTCTGGGACAAGCCCTCCTCCAGTTTCTGGGAGCACCCGAAGTCTCCAATCTTGCACACTCCCTGCTCAGTGATGAAGATGTTCGCAGGCTTCAGGTCCAAGTGCACGATGCCCAGCGAGTGAAGAAAGGCTAAGCCGGTCATAATGTCACAAGCATAGCACACAGCCTCTTCCATGCTCAGGGCCTTCCTTCCACATCCTCCTTCGTCGTCCTCACCCCGTCTCCACACGTCACCGGTGCCATAAATTACATGGTGCAGGGTGATGTTGCCCACATACTCCATAATGATGGTGCCCAGGCTGTTCTGGCTGGCCGGGGCACACGTGCTGGCAGCCACCACACGTACCACATTATTGTGCTGCAGCCGGGCTACGTTCAGCTCAGCCCAAAAGCTCTGTCGTGATGCCAGCCGGTTTTTGCTGCTCTTCTTCACCTGCTTCACAGCCACAGTTGCACCGTGGTAGGTGGCTTTGTAGACAGAACCGAAGCCTCCAGAGCCTAagggctgcaggaggcagagctgatCCCAGTCGATGGAGCACCAGGCCAGGCGGGGAGGCAAGCGGCGAGTCCTGGCTG includes these proteins:
- the MOS gene encoding proto-oncogene serine/threonine-protein kinase mos — translated: MPSPIPLNCFLPLEFSPSVDLRPCSSPLVIPGKDSKNFLGGIPAARTRRLPPRLAWCSIDWDQLCLLQPLGSGGFGSVYKATYHGATVAVKQVKKSSKNRLASRQSFWAELNVARLQHNNVVRVVAASTCAPASQNSLGTIIMEYVGNITLHHVIYGTGDVWRRGEDDEGGCGRKALSMEEAVCYACDIMTGLAFLHSLGIVHLDLKPANIFITEQGVCKIGDFGCSQKLEEGLSQSPHVCQQGGTYTHRAPELLKGERVTAKADIYSFAITLWQIVMREQPYQGERQYVLYAVVAYNLRPSLAAAVFHESPVGQRLRGIISCCWNAKVEERLSAAQLLPSLRALKASL